In a single window of the Helicoverpa zea isolate HzStark_Cry1AcR chromosome 9, ilHelZeax1.1, whole genome shotgun sequence genome:
- the LOC124632965 gene encoding pH-sensitive chloride channel 2-like isoform X2, protein MELKISIIYITLLVICNKAQGQKTQLQNVITDCPSLNNGDSYTQSEFLSRLAHQCRYDRLLLPTYKTNDVVYVHASAYVYFIQPAEAHDLNFKLHFLLQLRWTDPRLAYQLFSPERSKIIGESDLRERIWVPHLYMSNEQSSSLMGTDSKDVLISISPTGEVIFSRRMQAVLYCWMNLQKFPFDDQTCSMNLESWKYNASILRLMWEKEDPVRLSSELHLTEYSLLDYWTNESVVRGDIVNMRLGAGNYSALKFTFKLGREVGYYLMDYFIPSMMIVAMSWVTFWLQADASAPRITLGTSTMLSFITLASSQAKTLPKVSYIKASEIWFLACTGFIFSALVEFAFVNTIWRRKKAVSLKKVNSKYILKSTLTPRLARKELQKELQESSPQLSKSRSCSSLNQETSTDPAGPGYNNYLTVHSFPSAMNLPTITTQSFDELIGQGGKQQRGNGSEGSDEPPKHNWTTMTPQEIATWIDKRSRILFPLMFVLFNIIYWTFVYCL, encoded by the exons ACAAAATGTAATCACTGATTGCCCGAGTCTGAACAATGGCGACAGCTACACGCAGTCAGAGTTCCTATCCCGGCTGGCCCACCAGTGCCGCTATGACCGGCTGCTGCTGCCTACCTACAAGACCAATGACGTAGTGTATGTGCACGCTAGCGCCTATGTCTACTTTATACAGCCGGCTGAAGCCCATGATCTG AACTTCAAACTTCATTTCTTACTGCAACTACGATGGACTGATCCTCGGTTGGCATATCAATTATTTTCGCCAGAAAGGTCAAAAATCATAGGTGAGAGTGACTTGAGAGAACGGATATGGGTTCCACATCTGTATATGTCCAACGAGCAGTCCTCAAGCCTAATGGGAACCGATAGCAAAGACGTCTTGATATCAATATCGCCTACTGGTGAAGTGATTTTCAGTCGGCGAATGCAAGCCGTGCTTTACTGCTGGATGAACCTCCAAAAGTTTCCGTTTGACGATCAAACCTGCTCAATGAACTTGGAAAGCT ggAAATACAATGCATCCATCTTACGCTTGATGTGGGAAAAAGAAGACCCAGTGCGATTATCATCGGAGCTACATCTGACAGAATACTCACTTCTAGATTACTGGACGAATGAATCAGTTGTACGTGGGGACATAGTCAATATGCGCCTCGGAG cgGGAAATTACAGCGCTCTAAAGTTCACATTTAAACTTGGTCGTGAAGTTGGTTACTACCTTATGGATTATTTCATTCCATCTATGATGATAGTCGCCATGTCATGGGTCACATTTTGGTTACAAGCAGACGCTTCAGCTCCTAGGATAACTCTAG GCACAAGCACTATGTTATCGTTCATCACACTGGCATCCTCTCAAGCGAAGACTCTACCAAAAGTGTCCTATATCAAGGCTAGTGAAATATGGTTCCTAGCCTGCACTGGATTTATTTTCTCTGCATTAGTCGAATTCGCTTTCGTAAATACAATTTGGCGAAGAAA GAAAGCGGTAAGCTTGAAGAAAGTAAATAGCAAGTATATATTGAAGAGTACATTGACGCCGCGGCTGGCTCGCAAGGAGCTACAGAAGGAGTTGCAGGAATCGTCTCCGCAGCTGAGCAAGTCACGCTCGTGCTCCTCACTCAACCAGGAAACGAGCACCGACCCCGCCGGACCAGGATACAACAACTATTTAACCGTACAC AGTTTCCCGTCTGCTATGAACCTGCCGACCATCACGACCCAGAGCTTCGACGAGCTGATCGGGCAAGGAGGCAAGCAACAGCGCGGCAACGGCAGCGAGGGCTCTGACGAGCCGCCCAAGCACAACTGGACCACCATGACGCCGCAGGAGATCGCCACCTGGATCGACAAGCGCTCCCGAATTCTGTTCCCACTCATGTTTGTCCTCTTTAACATTATTTACTGGACTTTCGTCTACTGCCTTTAA
- the LOC124632965 gene encoding pH-sensitive chloride channel 2-like isoform X1: protein MELKISIIYITLLVICNKAQGQKTQLQNVITDCPSLNNGDSYTQSEFLSRLAHQCRYDRLLLPTYKTNDVVYVHASAYVYFIQPAEAHDLNFKLHFLLQLRWTDPRLAYQLFSPERSKIIGESDLRERIWVPHLYMSNEQSSSLMGTDSKDVLISISPTGEVIFSRRMQAVLYCWMNLQKFPFDDQTCSMNLESWKYNASILRLMWEKEDPVRLSSELHLTEYSLLDYWTNESVVRGDIVNMRLGGRSGNYSALKFTFKLGREVGYYLMDYFIPSMMIVAMSWVTFWLQADASAPRITLGTSTMLSFITLASSQAKTLPKVSYIKASEIWFLACTGFIFSALVEFAFVNTIWRRKKAVSLKKVNSKYILKSTLTPRLARKELQKELQESSPQLSKSRSCSSLNQETSTDPAGPGYNNYLTVHSFPSAMNLPTITTQSFDELIGQGGKQQRGNGSEGSDEPPKHNWTTMTPQEIATWIDKRSRILFPLMFVLFNIIYWTFVYCL, encoded by the exons ACAAAATGTAATCACTGATTGCCCGAGTCTGAACAATGGCGACAGCTACACGCAGTCAGAGTTCCTATCCCGGCTGGCCCACCAGTGCCGCTATGACCGGCTGCTGCTGCCTACCTACAAGACCAATGACGTAGTGTATGTGCACGCTAGCGCCTATGTCTACTTTATACAGCCGGCTGAAGCCCATGATCTG AACTTCAAACTTCATTTCTTACTGCAACTACGATGGACTGATCCTCGGTTGGCATATCAATTATTTTCGCCAGAAAGGTCAAAAATCATAGGTGAGAGTGACTTGAGAGAACGGATATGGGTTCCACATCTGTATATGTCCAACGAGCAGTCCTCAAGCCTAATGGGAACCGATAGCAAAGACGTCTTGATATCAATATCGCCTACTGGTGAAGTGATTTTCAGTCGGCGAATGCAAGCCGTGCTTTACTGCTGGATGAACCTCCAAAAGTTTCCGTTTGACGATCAAACCTGCTCAATGAACTTGGAAAGCT ggAAATACAATGCATCCATCTTACGCTTGATGTGGGAAAAAGAAGACCCAGTGCGATTATCATCGGAGCTACATCTGACAGAATACTCACTTCTAGATTACTGGACGAATGAATCAGTTGTACGTGGGGACATAGTCAATATGCGCCTCGGAGGTAGAT cgGGAAATTACAGCGCTCTAAAGTTCACATTTAAACTTGGTCGTGAAGTTGGTTACTACCTTATGGATTATTTCATTCCATCTATGATGATAGTCGCCATGTCATGGGTCACATTTTGGTTACAAGCAGACGCTTCAGCTCCTAGGATAACTCTAG GCACAAGCACTATGTTATCGTTCATCACACTGGCATCCTCTCAAGCGAAGACTCTACCAAAAGTGTCCTATATCAAGGCTAGTGAAATATGGTTCCTAGCCTGCACTGGATTTATTTTCTCTGCATTAGTCGAATTCGCTTTCGTAAATACAATTTGGCGAAGAAA GAAAGCGGTAAGCTTGAAGAAAGTAAATAGCAAGTATATATTGAAGAGTACATTGACGCCGCGGCTGGCTCGCAAGGAGCTACAGAAGGAGTTGCAGGAATCGTCTCCGCAGCTGAGCAAGTCACGCTCGTGCTCCTCACTCAACCAGGAAACGAGCACCGACCCCGCCGGACCAGGATACAACAACTATTTAACCGTACAC AGTTTCCCGTCTGCTATGAACCTGCCGACCATCACGACCCAGAGCTTCGACGAGCTGATCGGGCAAGGAGGCAAGCAACAGCGCGGCAACGGCAGCGAGGGCTCTGACGAGCCGCCCAAGCACAACTGGACCACCATGACGCCGCAGGAGATCGCCACCTGGATCGACAAGCGCTCCCGAATTCTGTTCCCACTCATGTTTGTCCTCTTTAACATTATTTACTGGACTTTCGTCTACTGCCTTTAA